The Anastrepha ludens isolate Willacy chromosome 2, idAnaLude1.1, whole genome shotgun sequence genome contains a region encoding:
- the LOC128856121 gene encoding phosphatidylinositol 4,5-bisphosphate 3-kinase catalytic subunit delta isoform, with protein sequence MAPLSCPTDSIDFWRNEVPERAEISCLMPNGILILMVVPINCTIREIKAEVIKEAKNFPLCHLIKDPCDYEVSGISNFANVDCFTDETKRLSEIQPFFCLLRLGERTETSSISSDYELSKLVSNMIGKSFEEYSSQRSPEVDDFRRKLAHLCDKMEQVRSRFTWSEKLLYEHPMRIANTAVMPELIRKRLGGTSFLIVVKLENDEGSYTIPVSEHDTSTTVIESALLKMKRSQIRIGDRPSDYILKVRGRDEFIFGEYPLIQFIYIQESLSGSDVPNVVLKPIQTLQSYINYKNDLSFSHKRTRRPENIPVSVINTHTPGKELKTTSSWHVVTPFRLRLHQIENVNCDLSRAIKVGVHVGLFHGERRLCAQQSIEIAISNNRSFTFEKDISFDIQVQNLPRMARLCMAIYEVTKASRSKKSSNTSRDNIYKEANTYVNNNPLAWVNTTIFDYKHQMRNGCQALYTWTYADDIQSDEIFHPLGTIEPNPRKDGCAIVKLAFHSNCCENIQFPSMEAVLKYAEELDHSETLNRDKLQENIKPISAMLSQYLRIDKVYEMHDQDRNAIWSRRYEILGEAPEELSTLLHCVNWNERDEVAETWKLLQQWPTISVERSLELLDYAYPDPAVRSFAIRCLRFLRDEELLLYLLQLVQAIKHESYLDCDLVTFLLERALRNQRIGHYFFWHLRSEMQTLSMQTRFGLLLEGYLKGCKPHVPHLCKQLKVLDALKAGSLIAKKGSKEKGRKEMQDFFSSQSNSSIFQSIQNPLNPSFRCKGIQPDKCKVMDSKMRPLWIVLKNADQSCNDIYIIFKNGDDLRQDMLTLQMLRVMDQLWKNEGMDFRMNIYNCISMERRLGMIEVVLNAETIANIQKEKGMFSATSPFKKGSLFSWLKEYNRTEEEMNKAINEFTLSCAGYCVATYVLGVADRHSDNIMVKRNGQLFHIDFGHILGHFKEKFGVRRERVPFVLTHDFVYVISKGRNDRDSEEFLYFQNMCEKAFLVLRKHGCLILSLFSMMISTGLPELSSEKDLNYLKETLVLDYTEEKAREHFRSKFSEALVNSWKTSLNWASHNFSKNNKQ encoded by the exons ATGGCTCCACTCTCCTGTCCCACCGACTCCATCGACTTCTGGAGGAATGAGGTGCCTGAGCGCGCCGAAATCAGCTGCCTTATGCCAAATGGCATTCTCATTCTAATGGTCGTGCCTATTAATTGCACGATCCGGGAAATTAAAGCG GAGGTGATTAAAGAAGCAAAAAACTTTCCGTTATGTCATCTAATAAAAGATCCTTGTGACTATGAAGTCAGTGGCATATCTAATTTCGCTAACGTTGATTGTTTTACCGATGAAACTAAACGCCTATCTGAAATACAACCTTTTTTTTGCCTACTACGACTGGGCGAACGCACAGAAACCTCTTCTATATCCAGTGATTATGAACTCTCCAAATTGGTGAGTAATATGATTGGCAAATCTTTTGAAGAATATAGTTCGCAGCGTAGTCCCGAGGTTGATGACTTTCGGCGCAAGCTGGCACACCTCTGCGACAAAATGGAACAGGTGCGTTCCCGCTTTACATGGTCAGAGAAATTGCTTTACGAGCATCCGATGCGTATTGCAAATACCGCTGTCATGCCTGAACTGATACGAAAGCGGCTGGGTGGCACAAGTTTTCTAATAGTTGTCAAACTGGAAAACGATGAAGGTTCATATACAATTCCTGTAAGCGAACATGACACCTCCACTACAGTAATTGAGTCCGCGCTTCTGAAGATGAAGCGTTCTCAAATAAGGATTGGTGATCGACCGTCAGACTATATATTAAAAGTGCGGGGACGAGATGAATTCATATTCGGTGAATATCCCCTAATAcagtttatatacatacag GAAAGTCTTTCCGGCTCGGATGTTCCCAATGTTGTTCTAAAGCCTATTCAAACACTGCAATCGTACATAAATTACAAGAACGATTTGAGTTTTTCTCACAAGCGAACTCGAAGACCAGAAAATATTCCTGTGTCAGTTATTAACACTCATACCCCTGGTAAGGAACTAAAGACCACCTCATCATGGCACGTAGTGACCCCATTTAGATTGCGTTTGCATCAAATCGAAAATGTAAACTGTGATCTGTCTCGTGCCATCAAGGTAGGTGTACATGTAGGTCTCTTCCATGGTGAGCGCCGCCTATGTGCGCAACAATCCATAGAAATCGCAATTAGCAACAATCGTTCATTCACATTCGAGAAAGACATCTCATTCGACATACAAGTACAAAATTTACCGCGTATGGCACGTCTATGCATGGCCATTTACGAAGTAACTAAGGCATCTCGCTCGAAGAAGTCGTCTAATACAAGCCGCGACAATATTTATAAAGAAGCCAACACTTACGTGAACAATAATCCCTTGGCTTGGGTGAATACGACCATATTTGATTATAAACATCAAATGCGCAATGGCTGTCAAGCACTTTACACATGgacatatgcagatgacatacaGTCAGATGAAATTTTCCATCCATTAGGGACAATCGAACCAAATCCGCGTAAGGATGGCTGTGCTATAGTGAAACTGGCATTTCACAG TAACTGTTGTGAAAATATACAGTTTCCGTCTATGGAAGCGGTGCTGAAGTATGCCGAAGAGCTTGATCATAGTGAAACTTTAAATCGCGACAAATTACAAGAAAACATCAAGCCCATCAGTGCTATGTTATCGCAGTACCTGCGTATTGATAAAGTATACGAAATGCACGATCAGGATCGCAATGCAATATGGTCAAGAAG GTATGAAATATTAGGCGAAGCGCCTGAAGAACTATCGACGTTGCTGCACTGTGTTAACTGGAATGAACGTGACGAAGTTGCTGAGACTTGGAAGTTATTACAACAATGGCCTACAATATCAGTTGAAAGATCACTTGAATTGCTTGACTATGCATATCCAGATCCAGCCGTACGAAGTTTCGCCATACGCTGTCTCCGTTTCCTTAG AGATGAGGAATTGCTGCTATATCTTTTGCAATTGGTGCAGGCCATCAAACACGAGTCTTATCTGGATTGTGATCTGGTAACATTTCTGCTGGAGCGTGCTTTGCGCAACCAACGTATTGGCCactattttttttggcatttgcgttcagaaatgcaaacaCTCTCGATGCAAACACGATTTGGGCTTTTGCTCGAAGGGTATTTAAAAGGCTGCAAGCCGCATGTGCCGCATCTTTGTAAGCAGCTAAAAGTGCTCGATGCACTCAAAGCCGGTTCTTTGATCGCAAAAAAGGGAAGTAAGGAAAAAggtcgcaaagagatgcaagaTTTTTTTTCGAGCCAAAGCAATAGCAGTATATTTCAGAGCATACAAAATCCATTGAATCCAAGTTTTCGTTGCAAGGGCATCCAACCAGACAAATGCAAGGTTATGGACTCTAAAATGAGGCCGCTTTGGATTGTCCTGAAAAATGCTGATCAAAGTTGCAacgatatttatataattttcaaaaatggcgatGATCTGCGACAGGATATGTTAACACTGCAAATGTTGCGTGTTATGGATCAATTATGGAAGAATGAGGG TATGGACTTCCGTATGAACATTTACAACTGCATTAGTATGGAACGTCGCCTAGGAATGATCGAGGTTGTACTAAATGCAGAAACAATCGCCAACATACAAAAGGAGAAAGGCATGTTCTCAGCAACATCACCGTTTAAGAAAGGGTCTCTATTTAGTTGGTTGAAGGAGTATAATCGTACTGAGGAAGAAATGAACAAAGCCATAAATGAATTTACTTTAAGTTGCGCTGGATATTGTGTGGCCACCTATGTTCTCGGCGTGGCCGATCGCCATTCAGACAATATTATGGTTAAACGTAATGGACAG CTTTTTCACATTGATTTCGGTCACATCCTCGGTCATTTCAAAGAGAAATTCGGTGTGCGCCGAGAGCGGGTGCCTTTTGTTCTAACCCACGATTTTGTATATGTCATAAGCAAAGGGCGTAACGATCGAGATTCTGAAGAATTTCTTTATTTCCAAAACATGTGCgaaaag GCATTTTTAGTGTTACGAAAGCATGGCTGCCTTATATTATCTCTTTTCTCAATGATGATATCAACTGGACTGCCAGAATTGTCATCGGAAAAGGACCTAAACTACTTAAAGGAAACTTTG GTTCTCGACTACACCGAAGAAAAAGCTCGCGAACATTTTCGTTCAAAGTTCAGTGAAGCTTTAGTCAACTCATGGAAGACATCATTGAACTGGGCTTCgcataatttttcaaagaataataaacaataa